One window of Bacteroides sp. AN502(2024) genomic DNA carries:
- a CDS encoding 4Fe-4S binding protein produces MTVNEAHLIYFSPTHTSKQVAEAIVHGTGIKKVFPINVTQQIADEIVIPTSSLAIIVVPVYGGHVAPLAMERLQHIRGVDTPAVLVVVYGNRAYEKALMELDAFAIPHGFKVIAGGTFIGEHSYSTDKHPIAAGRPDESDVAFAVEFGKKIMEKLQTAGDLDALYPVDVRAIKRPSQPFFPLFRFLRKVIKLRKSGTSLPRTPWVEYENLCTHCGLCVVRCPAGAIMQGDELHTDEAKCIKCCACVKACVNKARVYDTPFAALLSDCFKKQKLPQTIL; encoded by the coding sequence ATGACAGTAAATGAAGCTCATTTAATTTATTTTTCGCCTACACATACATCTAAACAAGTTGCGGAGGCGATTGTTCACGGAACAGGTATAAAAAAAGTTTTTCCTATCAATGTAACGCAGCAGATTGCGGATGAGATTGTGATTCCTACATCTTCTCTGGCTATTATTGTAGTGCCTGTGTATGGAGGACATGTTGCTCCGCTGGCAATGGAACGTTTACAGCACATACGGGGAGTGGATACCCCTGCCGTTTTGGTGGTGGTTTACGGAAATCGCGCTTATGAGAAAGCTTTAATGGAACTGGATGCTTTTGCTATTCCTCACGGATTTAAAGTGATTGCCGGGGGCACTTTTATCGGAGAACATTCATATAGCACCGATAAACACCCGATTGCAGCGGGACGTCCTGATGAATCGGATGTAGCCTTTGCAGTGGAGTTTGGGAAGAAAATTATGGAAAAGCTACAGACAGCTGGTGATCTGGATGCTCTTTATCCGGTGGATGTACGTGCCATCAAACGTCCGAGTCAACCATTCTTTCCTTTATTCCGTTTTTTGAGGAAAGTTATTAAATTGCGTAAAAGTGGGACATCGCTTCCCCGTACTCCTTGGGTGGAATATGAGAATTTGTGTACCCATTGCGGGTTGTGTGTGGTTCGTTGTCCGGCAGGGGCTATCATGCAAGGGGACGAGTTGCATACGGATGAAGCTAAATGTATCAAATGTTGTGCTTGTGTGAAAGCTTGTGTTAACAAGGCAAGGGTATATGACACCCCTTTCGCAGCTTTGTTGTCAGATTGCTTCAAGAAACAGAAGTTGCCTCAGACTATTTTGTAG
- a CDS encoding IS4 family transposase, whose product MANITLFAQVISHLPKENIRKIIKSSGSDKHCKGYNTWSQFVSMIFSQFSGCDSVRDISNGLKSATGNLNHLGINRAPSKSTVAYQNANRDSSVFRGIFYSLFQYFGQQALWQRRKFRFKMPIKLLDSTLVSLTLSIYDWAHYTTTKGAVKMHTLLDYDSLLPEFVNITDGKTTDNKAAFDIELHPYSIVVADRGYCDYSLLNNWDSSNVFFVVRHKDNIRYKAIEELPLPEKHAQNVLIDEIIEFELSAAKSKYPKRLRRIAVWNDEHGFEIELLTNNFTLAASSIAALYKARWNIEIFFRNLKQLLRIKSFIGTSRNAVETQIWTAMTTMLILTWLKHIARYKWALANLVVTLRLNTFTKIDLQKWLDQPFTPPPETIEND is encoded by the coding sequence ATGGCAAATATAACACTTTTCGCACAGGTAATATCACATCTCCCGAAAGAAAATATCAGGAAAATCATAAAATCTTCGGGGTCAGACAAGCATTGTAAGGGCTACAATACATGGAGTCAGTTTGTTAGCATGATTTTCAGCCAATTCTCAGGATGTGATTCAGTCAGAGATATCTCAAACGGGCTGAAATCAGCCACCGGCAACCTCAATCATTTGGGAATCAACCGTGCACCATCCAAGTCAACGGTAGCATATCAGAACGCCAACCGAGACAGTTCGGTTTTTCGCGGCATATTCTACTCGTTGTTTCAGTATTTCGGACAGCAAGCCCTATGGCAACGAAGAAAGTTCCGTTTCAAGATGCCGATAAAACTGCTCGACTCCACATTGGTGTCATTGACTCTGTCAATATATGACTGGGCACATTACACTACCACCAAGGGGGCGGTCAAGATGCACACGCTATTGGACTATGACAGTCTTTTGCCGGAGTTCGTGAATATCACCGATGGCAAAACCACCGACAACAAAGCTGCTTTTGATATTGAGTTACATCCGTATAGTATTGTAGTAGCCGACCGAGGCTACTGTGACTACTCATTGCTGAATAATTGGGACAGCAGCAACGTGTTCTTTGTAGTGCGTCATAAAGACAATATCCGGTACAAAGCCATAGAGGAGTTGCCTTTGCCTGAAAAACACGCTCAGAATGTACTTATTGACGAAATAATCGAGTTCGAACTCTCGGCGGCCAAATCCAAATATCCCAAACGTTTACGTCGCATCGCAGTATGGAACGATGAACACGGTTTTGAAATTGAGTTACTCACAAACAACTTCACATTGGCAGCATCAAGCATAGCGGCTCTGTACAAGGCTCGGTGGAACATAGAAATCTTCTTTCGCAACCTCAAGCAACTGCTACGCATCAAGAGCTTTATCGGCACATCCCGCAATGCCGTAGAGACCCAAATATGGACTGCTATGACTACAATGCTGATTCTGACATGGCTAAAGCACATCGCAAGATACAAATGGGCATTGGCTAACCTTGTGGTCACCCTCCGGCTGAACACATTTACCAAAATCGACCTCCAAAAATGGCTTGATCAACCATTTACACCACCTCCCGAAACCATCGAAAACGATTAG
- a CDS encoding CapA family protein: MRYPLFLMILLLSLSCISRSQAKRDSITDTLSDSLSATNSILPSDTLRLLFVGDLMQHQGQINAARTATGYDYSTYFTYVKEEIRRADLAIANLEVTLGGKPYKGYPAFSAPDEFLTAIHDAGFNVLVTANNHSLDRGKRGLERTIQQIDSLNIPHAGTYINAEAREKKYPLLLEKNGFRIVLLNYTYGTNGIPVTPPNIVNYIDTALIIKDIEESKAMKPDAIISYMHWGLEYQSLPDKEQKFLADWLIKKGVNHVIGSHPHVIQPIEVRTDSLTNDKHLVVYSLGNYISNMSARRTDGGLMVRMELVKDSTVRLNHCEYSLVWTARPIQSRKKNHQLLPVNFPIDSIPLQARNSLKIFANDARTFFSKHNRGIKEYTFFQYCPK; this comes from the coding sequence ATGAGGTATCCCCTATTTCTGATGATTTTACTTCTCTCTTTGTCCTGTATCTCCCGGTCGCAGGCAAAGAGAGATTCCATCACCGATACCTTATCGGACAGCCTTTCCGCAACCAACAGTATCCTCCCTTCCGACACTCTGCGACTTCTTTTCGTAGGTGACCTCATGCAACATCAAGGACAAATCAACGCTGCACGAACCGCAACCGGTTATGATTATTCCACCTATTTTACATACGTCAAAGAAGAAATAAGAAGAGCCGATCTCGCTATCGCCAATCTGGAAGTGACATTAGGGGGCAAACCTTACAAAGGTTATCCGGCTTTCAGTGCACCGGACGAGTTTCTAACCGCAATTCACGATGCAGGTTTCAATGTTTTAGTAACTGCCAATAACCATAGCCTCGACCGCGGCAAACGCGGTTTGGAACGTACCATTCAACAAATCGACTCTTTGAACATTCCACACGCAGGCACGTATATCAATGCCGAAGCACGCGAAAAGAAATATCCTCTTTTATTAGAAAAGAATGGATTCCGCATCGTCCTGCTCAACTATACGTATGGAACAAACGGCATCCCTGTTACTCCTCCCAATATCGTGAACTATATCGATACAGCCCTTATCATCAAAGACATTGAAGAGAGTAAAGCAATGAAGCCGGATGCCATCATATCTTATATGCATTGGGGACTCGAATACCAGTCTCTTCCGGACAAAGAACAAAAATTCCTCGCTGACTGGCTGATTAAAAAAGGAGTAAACCATGTCATCGGATCCCATCCTCACGTAATTCAACCCATTGAAGTTCGCACAGACAGCCTGACGAATGATAAACATCTCGTAGTATATTCGCTGGGAAATTATATTTCCAACATGTCCGCCCGCCGCACTGACGGAGGACTGATGGTAAGAATGGAATTAGTAAAAGACAGCACCGTCCGCCTCAATCATTGTGAGTATAGCTTAGTATGGACCGCTCGCCCCATTCAATCAAGAAAGAAAAATCATCAATTACTCCCTGTCAATTTCCCGATTGATTCCATTCCTTTACAAGCACGTAACTCTCTGAAAATCTTTGCAAATGATGCACGAACCTTTTTCAGCAAGCACAATCGGGGAATCAAAGAATATACTTTTTTCCAATATTGTCCTAAATAA
- the folD gene encoding bifunctional methylenetetrahydrofolate dehydrogenase/methenyltetrahydrofolate cyclohydrolase FolD: MTLIDGKAISEQVKQEIAAEVAEMVARGGKRPHLAAILVGHDGGSETYVAAKVKACEVCGFKSSLIRYESDVTEEELLAKVRELNEDADVDGFIVQLPLPKHISEQKVIETIDYRKDVDGFHPINVGRMSIGLPCYVSATPNGILELLKRYHIETSGKKCVVLGRSNIVGKPMAALMMQKAYPGDATVTVCHSRSRDLVKECQEADIIIAALGQPNFVKAEMVKEGAVIIDVGTTRVPDATKKSGFKLTGDVKFDEVAPKCSFITPVPGGVGPMTIVSLMKNTLLAGKKAIYQ, translated from the coding sequence ATGACTCTGATAGATGGAAAAGCCATTTCCGAACAAGTAAAACAAGAGATTGCAGCTGAAGTAGCCGAAATGGTGGCTCGTGGCGGTAAACGCCCCCACTTGGCTGCTATTCTGGTAGGACACGATGGTGGTAGCGAAACATATGTAGCAGCCAAAGTAAAAGCCTGTGAAGTATGTGGATTCAAGTCTTCCCTGATCCGTTATGAAAGTGATGTAACCGAAGAAGAACTGCTTGCCAAAGTACGTGAACTGAATGAAGACGCTGACGTGGACGGCTTTATCGTACAGCTTCCCTTACCTAAACATATATCCGAGCAAAAAGTAATCGAAACAATTGATTACCGTAAAGACGTAGACGGTTTCCACCCGATTAACGTAGGCCGTATGTCCATCGGACTTCCGTGTTACGTATCTGCTACCCCCAACGGTATCCTCGAATTATTGAAACGTTACCATATAGAAACTTCCGGAAAAAAATGCGTTGTACTCGGCCGTAGCAATATCGTCGGCAAACCGATGGCTGCCCTGATGATGCAGAAAGCCTATCCGGGCGATGCCACAGTAACCGTATGCCACAGCCGTAGCAGAGATCTGGTAAAAGAATGTCAGGAAGCTGATATTATTATTGCTGCTTTGGGACAACCAAACTTTGTAAAAGCTGAGATGGTGAAGGAAGGTGCGGTAATTATTGACGTAGGTACTACCCGTGTGCCGGATGCAACCAAGAAATCAGGCTTTAAACTGACCGGTGACGTGAAGTTTGACGAAGTTGCCCCCAAATGCTCATTCATCACTCCCGTACCGGGCGGTGTTGGACCAATGACGATTGTATCGTTAATGAAAAATACACTCTTAGCCGGTAAGAAAGCCATTTACCAATGA
- a CDS encoding MATE family efflux transporter, translated as MYTNKQIWSVSYPILLSLLAQNVINVTDTAFLGHVSEVALGASAMGGLFYICVFTIAFGFSTGSQIVIARRNGEGRYSDVGPVMIQGVMFLFVMALLLFGFTKAFGENIMRSLVSSESIYKETMEFLDWRIYGFFFSFVNVMFRALYIGITRTKVLTVNAIVMALTNVILDYALIFGEFGLPEMGIKGAAIASVLAEASSILFFIIYTYLTVDLKKYGLNRLRTFNPALLMRILSISCFTMMQYFLSMATWFVFFVAVERLGQRELAIANIVRSIYVVLLIPVNSLATTTNSLVSNAIGSGGIQHVIPLINKIARFSFFIMLGLVVISALFPQYLLSVYTSEAALITESVPSVYVICCAMLIASVANVVFNGISGTGNTQAALLLETITIIIYGSYIVFIGMWLKAPIEFCFTIEIVYYSLLLITSYIYLKKAKWQNKKV; from the coding sequence ATGTACACCAACAAACAAATTTGGAGTGTCAGTTATCCGATACTACTAAGCTTGCTGGCACAAAATGTCATCAATGTCACCGACACAGCATTCCTCGGACACGTAAGCGAGGTAGCCCTTGGAGCATCGGCTATGGGCGGGTTATTCTATATATGCGTATTCACTATCGCATTCGGATTCAGTACCGGTTCGCAGATAGTCATAGCACGACGTAACGGTGAAGGACGCTATTCGGATGTTGGTCCTGTCATGATTCAAGGAGTCATGTTCTTATTCGTAATGGCACTGCTGCTATTCGGGTTCACCAAAGCATTCGGTGAGAACATCATGCGTTCGCTGGTCTCCTCTGAATCCATTTATAAAGAAACGATGGAGTTTCTGGACTGGCGTATTTACGGATTCTTTTTCTCTTTCGTCAATGTCATGTTCCGAGCATTGTATATCGGCATTACACGTACTAAAGTATTAACCGTCAATGCCATTGTCATGGCATTAACCAATGTCATACTGGACTATGCATTAATTTTCGGAGAGTTCGGTTTACCGGAAATGGGTATCAAAGGAGCGGCTATTGCCTCCGTACTGGCAGAAGCCTCCTCCATCCTCTTTTTCATCATTTACACATACCTCACCGTCGATTTAAAGAAATACGGTCTGAACCGCCTGCGCACATTCAACCCGGCATTGCTGATGCGGATACTTAGCATCTCCTGTTTCACGATGATGCAATATTTCCTGTCAATGGCTACCTGGTTCGTATTCTTCGTAGCCGTAGAACGGTTGGGACAACGAGAATTGGCAATTGCCAATATCGTCCGGAGTATTTACGTCGTACTATTGATTCCGGTCAACTCACTAGCCACCACCACCAACAGCCTGGTCAGCAATGCCATAGGCTCAGGAGGCATCCAGCACGTGATACCACTCATCAACAAAATCGCCCGGTTCTCCTTTTTCATTATGCTGGGATTAGTAGTGATATCAGCACTGTTTCCGCAGTACCTGCTCTCCGTCTACACCAGTGAAGCAGCACTCATTACAGAGTCTGTACCCTCGGTGTACGTTATTTGTTGCGCCATGCTCATCGCATCCGTAGCCAACGTGGTATTCAACGGCATCTCCGGAACAGGAAATACGCAAGCAGCCCTGTTACTCGAAACAATTACAATCATCATTTACGGATCCTACATTGTTTTCATCGGAATGTGGCTGAAAGCACCAATCGAGTTCTGTTTTACAATTGAGATTGTGTATTACAGCTTACTGTTGATCACAAGTTATATTTATCTCAAAAAAGCAAAATGGCAGAATAAAAAAGTATAA
- the tilS gene encoding tRNA lysidine(34) synthetase TilS codes for MIQQRVTKYIEKEHLFSPNHKILIALSGGADSVALLYILHTAGYHCEAAHCNFHLRGEESDRDEWFVRQLCEKMKISLHTIDFNTTQYATEKHISIEMAARELRYRWFEKKRKECQADVIAVAHHQDDSIETILLNLIRGTGITGLLGIRPRNGNIVRPLLCINREEIIHYLQNIGQDYVTDSTNLEDEYTRNKIRLNLLPLMQEINPSVKNNLIDTSNYLNDVATIYNKCIEETKKKVVTEEGIRISDLAKEPAPESILFEILHPLGFNSAQIKDITHSLHGQSGKQFCSKEWRVIKDREFLLIETIEPENETLPPFQIIKEERVYTPDFLIPREKEIACFDADKLNEEIYYRKWKPGDTFIPFGMKGKKRISDYLTDHKFSISQKKRQWVLCCGERIAWLIGERTDNRFRIDETTQRIVIYKIV; via the coding sequence ATGATACAACAACGCGTTACAAAATATATAGAAAAGGAACATCTGTTCTCTCCGAATCACAAAATTCTGATCGCATTGAGTGGTGGTGCCGACTCGGTAGCATTACTATATATACTGCATACAGCAGGTTATCACTGTGAAGCAGCACATTGTAATTTCCACCTGCGGGGCGAAGAGTCAGACCGCGATGAATGGTTTGTCCGCCAACTTTGCGAGAAAATGAAAATCAGCCTGCATACCATTGATTTTAATACGACCCAATATGCAACGGAGAAGCATATTTCGATTGAAATGGCTGCTCGGGAACTCCGCTACCGTTGGTTCGAGAAAAAAAGAAAAGAATGCCAGGCAGATGTTATCGCTGTGGCCCATCATCAGGATGATAGTATAGAAACCATATTGCTCAACCTGATTCGGGGAACAGGAATCACCGGTTTATTAGGAATCCGCCCCCGTAATGGAAACATCGTACGCCCTCTGCTTTGTATCAACCGGGAAGAAATAATTCACTACCTGCAAAACATTGGACAAGATTACGTAACGGACAGCACTAATTTGGAAGACGAATATACCCGTAATAAAATCCGGCTCAATCTCCTTCCTCTCATGCAGGAAATCAATCCGTCAGTCAAGAACAACCTGATAGATACAAGTAATTATTTGAATGATGTGGCCACCATATATAATAAATGTATAGAGGAAACTAAAAAGAAAGTCGTTACGGAAGAAGGTATCCGAATCAGTGATTTGGCAAAAGAGCCGGCACCTGAATCTATCTTATTTGAGATCCTACATCCTCTAGGTTTCAATTCCGCACAAATCAAAGATATCACCCATTCGCTTCACGGCCAATCAGGCAAACAGTTCTGCAGCAAAGAGTGGAGAGTAATAAAAGATAGAGAATTTTTATTAATAGAAACCATTGAACCTGAAAATGAAACTCTTCCTCCCTTCCAAATCATCAAAGAAGAAAGAGTATACACTCCGGATTTTCTCATTCCACGTGAAAAAGAGATTGCCTGTTTTGATGCCGACAAACTAAATGAAGAAATTTATTACCGGAAATGGAAACCGGGAGATACTTTTATCCCTTTTGGAATGAAAGGAAAGAAAAGAATAAGCGATTATCTGACTGACCATAAATTTTCTATCAGCCAAAAAAAACGACAATGGGTACTCTGCTGCGGAGAACGCATTGCATGGCTAATAGGCGAACGAACAGACAACCGCTTTCGTATCGATGAAACGACCCAGCGCATCGTGATCTACAAAATAGTCTGA
- the ffh gene encoding signal recognition particle protein, translating into MFDNLSERLERSFKILKGEGKITEINVAETLKDVRKALLDADVNYKVAKNFTDTVKEKAIGQNVLTAVKPSQLMVKIVHDELTQLMGGETAEINIDARPAVILMSGLQGSGKTTFSGKLARMLKTKKNRKPLLVACDVYRPAAIEQLRVLAEQIEVPMYCELDSKNPVEIAQHAIQEAKAKGYDLVIVDTAGRLAVDEQMMNEIAAIKKAINPDEILFVVDSMTGQDAVNTAKEFNERLDFNGVVLTKLDGDTRGGAALSIRSVVNKPIKFVGTGEKLEAIDQFHPARMADRILGMGDIVSLVERAQEQYDEEEAKRLQKKIAKNQFDFNDFLSQIAQIKKMGNLKDLASMIPGVGKAIKDIDIDDNAFKSIEAIIYSMTPAERSNPEILNGSRRTRIAKGSGTTIQEVNRLLKQFDQTRKMMKMVTSGKMGKMMPKMKR; encoded by the coding sequence ATGTTCGATAATTTAAGTGAAAGACTAGAACGGTCATTCAAAATTCTGAAAGGTGAAGGCAAAATCACCGAAATCAACGTGGCAGAGACGCTGAAAGATGTACGTAAAGCACTTCTCGATGCCGATGTAAACTACAAAGTTGCAAAGAATTTCACAGATACGGTAAAAGAAAAAGCGATTGGTCAGAACGTTCTTACAGCAGTGAAGCCAAGCCAGTTGATGGTGAAGATCGTGCATGATGAGCTTACGCAGTTGATGGGTGGAGAGACAGCCGAAATCAACATCGATGCCCGTCCGGCAGTTATCCTGATGTCAGGTTTGCAAGGTTCGGGTAAGACCACCTTCTCCGGTAAACTGGCACGGATGCTGAAAACCAAGAAGAACCGTAAACCATTATTGGTGGCTTGTGATGTTTACCGTCCGGCAGCTATCGAACAGTTGCGTGTATTGGCAGAACAGATTGAAGTACCGATGTACTGCGAGCTGGACAGCAAGAACCCGGTAGAAATTGCACAACACGCCATTCAGGAAGCCAAAGCCAAAGGATACGACCTCGTTATCGTCGATACAGCAGGACGTCTGGCAGTAGATGAGCAGATGATGAACGAAATCGCTGCGATCAAAAAAGCAATCAATCCGGACGAAATCTTGTTCGTAGTAGATTCCATGACTGGTCAGGACGCTGTAAACACAGCAAAAGAATTCAACGAACGTCTGGACTTCAACGGTGTGGTATTGACCAAACTCGATGGTGATACCCGCGGTGGTGCGGCTCTTTCTATCCGTTCGGTAGTAAACAAACCGATTAAGTTCGTAGGTACAGGCGAAAAGCTGGAAGCAATCGACCAGTTCCACCCTGCTCGTATGGCCGACCGTATCCTCGGTATGGGCGACATCGTTTCATTGGTGGAGCGTGCTCAGGAACAGTACGACGAAGAAGAAGCCAAACGCTTACAGAAGAAAATAGCCAAGAACCAATTCGACTTCAACGACTTCCTTAGCCAAATTGCACAAATCAAGAAGATGGGTAATTTGAAAGACCTCGCTTCCATGATTCCGGGAGTAGGAAAAGCAATCAAAGATATTGATATTGACGACAATGCTTTCAAAAGTATCGAAGCCATCATCTATTCCATGACTCCGGCAGAACGTTCCAACCCGGAGATTCTGAATGGCTCACGCCGTACGCGTATCGCCAAAGGTAGCGGAACGACTATTCAGGAAGTAAACCGCCTATTGAAACAGTTCGACCAAACACGCAAAATGATGAAAATGGTGACTAGCGGTAAGATGGGTAAGATGATGCCCAAGATGAAAAGATAA
- the rho gene encoding transcription termination factor Rho yields the protein MYNIIQLNDKNLSELQVIAKELGIKKADSYKKEDLVYKILDEQAIVGATKKVAADKLKEERKNEEQKKKRSRVASTPKEDKMVSATKNGETGKTKEAAPAKAQQPPKKEESTNKEKETVVAEAKVENTPAPKRKVGRPRKNPEAEEKKEVENTKPAVPKAVEAKPVIAKKATETTKEAAPTQQQTVEKKAKNKPAEETNKPTAESGKPVVEKKTIDKPQKKAAPVIDEESNILSNIDDDDFIPIEDLPSEKIELPTELFGKFEATKAEPVQTAPEQSSHPQQQPQQQQSLQQRPRIVRPRDNNNNNNFQRNNNNQNQAQNQNQNQQRLSMPRATQQNNTGENFPVQQPQERKVIEREKPYEFDDILNGVGVLEIMQDGYGFLRSSDYNYLSSPDDIYVSQSQIKLFGLKTGDVVEGVIRPPKEGEKYFPLVKVSKINGRDAAFVRDRVPFEHLTPLFPDEKFKLCKGGYSDSMSARVVDLFAPIGKGQRALIVAQPKTGKTILMKDIANAIAANHPEVYMIMLLIDERPEEVTDMARSVNAEVIASTFDEPAERHVKIAGIVLEKAKRLVECGHDVVIFLDSITRLARAYNTVSPASGKVLSGGVDANALHKPKRFFGAARNIENGGSLTIIATALIDTGSKMDEVIFEEFKGTGNMELQLDRNLSNKRIFPAVNITASSTRRDDLLLDRTTLDRMWILRKYLADMNPIEAMDFVKDRLEKTKDNDEFLMSMNS from the coding sequence ATGTATAACATTATCCAATTAAACGACAAAAATCTGTCGGAACTTCAAGTTATTGCCAAAGAGTTAGGCATAAAAAAAGCAGACTCATACAAAAAAGAAGACCTTGTTTACAAAATACTCGATGAACAAGCCATTGTAGGAGCCACAAAGAAAGTTGCCGCAGATAAACTCAAAGAAGAACGCAAAAATGAAGAACAAAAGAAAAAGCGTTCACGGGTAGCTTCTACTCCCAAAGAGGACAAGATGGTTTCCGCAACAAAGAATGGAGAGACCGGCAAGACAAAAGAGGCCGCTCCTGCAAAAGCACAACAGCCCCCCAAAAAAGAAGAAAGTACAAACAAAGAAAAAGAAACTGTTGTTGCAGAAGCTAAAGTTGAAAACACTCCTGCTCCTAAGCGTAAAGTAGGTCGCCCGCGTAAGAACCCTGAAGCAGAAGAGAAAAAGGAAGTGGAAAATACCAAACCGGCAGTACCCAAGGCAGTGGAAGCCAAACCTGTTATTGCAAAGAAAGCTACCGAAACTACGAAAGAAGCTGCTCCGACTCAACAGCAAACAGTCGAAAAGAAAGCAAAAAACAAACCGGCTGAAGAAACGAATAAACCGACTGCAGAATCCGGCAAACCTGTTGTAGAGAAAAAAACAATAGATAAACCACAAAAGAAAGCTGCACCCGTTATCGACGAAGAAAGCAATATCTTATCCAACATTGACGACGACGATTTCATTCCAATCGAAGATCTGCCTTCTGAAAAAATAGAACTTCCTACCGAGCTATTCGGAAAATTCGAAGCAACCAAAGCAGAACCCGTACAGACAGCACCCGAACAATCATCTCATCCGCAACAACAGCCCCAACAGCAGCAGTCGCTGCAGCAACGTCCGCGTATTGTTCGCCCACGCGACAATAACAATAACAACAATTTCCAGCGTAACAACAATAACCAGAACCAGGCTCAAAACCAAAATCAGAACCAACAACGTTTATCGATGCCACGTGCTACTCAGCAAAACAACACGGGTGAGAATTTTCCGGTACAACAACCGCAGGAACGCAAAGTTATTGAGCGCGAAAAGCCTTATGAATTCGATGATATCCTCAACGGAGTAGGAGTTTTGGAAATTATGCAGGATGGATATGGATTCCTCCGTTCTTCCGACTATAATTACCTTTCTTCTCCAGATGATATTTATGTATCACAGTCTCAAATCAAACTATTCGGCCTGAAAACCGGTGACGTAGTAGAAGGAGTTATCCGTCCGCCCAAAGAAGGAGAAAAATATTTCCCACTGGTCAAAGTTTCAAAGATCAACGGACGCGACGCTGCTTTCGTTCGCGACCGTGTTCCTTTCGAACATCTGACACCACTCTTCCCGGATGAAAAGTTCAAACTTTGCAAAGGCGGTTATTCAGACTCCATGTCTGCCCGTGTTGTCGATCTTTTCGCCCCTATCGGCAAAGGCCAACGTGCTTTGATCGTTGCCCAGCCCAAAACAGGTAAAACGATCTTGATGAAAGATATTGCTAACGCTATTGCAGCCAATCACCCGGAAGTTTATATGATTATGTTGTTGATTGACGAACGTCCGGAAGAGGTAACCGATATGGCGCGCAGCGTTAATGCAGAAGTAATCGCTTCTACTTTCGACGAACCGGCAGAACGCCACGTAAAAATTGCAGGAATCGTATTAGAAAAGGCAAAACGTCTGGTAGAATGTGGACACGACGTAGTCATCTTCCTTGATTCTATCACTCGTCTGGCTCGTGCTTACAATACGGTATCTCCCGCATCCGGTAAGGTTCTTTCCGGTGGTGTGGATGCAAATGCGCTTCATAAACCGAAACGTTTCTTCGGTGCTGCCCGTAATATTGAAAACGGTGGTTCACTGACCATTATTGCTACCGCATTGATTGATACCGGTTCTAAAATGGACGAAGTTATCTTCGAAGAATTCAAGGGAACAGGTAATATGGAATTACAGCTCGACCGCAACCTGTCCAACAAACGTATCTTCCCGGCAGTCAACATTACCGCATCCAGCACTCGTCGCGATGATCTGCTGCTTGATAGAACAACTCTTGACCGTATGTGGATATTACGCAAATATCTTGCAGACATGAATCCGATCGAAGCAATGGACTTCGTTAAAGACCGTTTGGAAAAAACCAAAGACAACGACGAATTCCTGATGAGCATGAACAGCTAA